Within the Achromobacter spanius genome, the region GCGCACACCCTCATCCGCAAGCGCCGCTTGAATCGCTGCGTGCAGTTCAGCGCGCAGGGCCGCGCTCAGGCTGTTGACCGGGGGATTGCGCAATCGCAGCACCGCCACCTGGCCCGACTCCGTCCGTTCGGTATGGATCAGCATGGCAGCCTCACTCCAGTTCAACCACGATCTGGCCTTCGTCCACCTCGTCGCCCTCGCCCACCAGCACGCGCGCCACGATACCGCCGCGTTCAGCCTCGACGGGGATTTCCATCTTCATCGACTCGACCTTGATCACGCTGTCACCGGCGTCCACGCGCTGGCCCGGACGCACGCTGACGGCAACCACACGGCCCACCACGGGCGTTTCTACTTTGAACATGTCTTCTCCTTGGATGCGGGGTTTAGCCCTGCTGCTTTGATTGCTGGGTTGCTTGGCATTGCTTAGCTTGCTTGAGCCACCAGCTCCGCCCGCGCCGCCGCGCGCGGCGCTTCCAGAATGCGGCCCACCATGCCGGTGCAGACTTCGCCGGCGGCAAACGCCGGGTCGTTTAGCACTTGCAGGATGAATGGAATGTTGGTCTTGACGCCTTCGACGCGGAACCGCGCCAGCGCCTGTTTCAACAGCGCCAAGGCCTCGTTCCGCGTTGCTGCATGCGCAATCACCTTGGCCAGCATCGGGTCGTAGTGGCTGGACACACGGCAGCCTTCGGCGTAGCCCGTCTCCACGCGCACGCCGGGCAAGTCTGGCGGGTCAAACGTGCGCAGCACGCCCGGCGACGGCAGAAAGCGCACGGGGTCTTCTGCGTAGACGCGCGCTTCCAGCGCATGCCCGCGCAAGGGCGGCACCTGCGCCAGCACGCTATCCATGTGCTCGCCCGCCGCCAGCCTCAGCTGCGCGGCCACAATATCAACGCCGGTCACCGCTTCCGTCACG harbors:
- a CDS encoding biotin/lipoyl-containing protein, whose protein sequence is MFKVETPVVGRVVAVSVRPGQRVDAGDSVIKVESMKMEIPVEAERGGIVARVLVGEGDEVDEGQIVVELE